The genomic region CGGCCGGAGAACGCCGGCACGCTGATCGTGGTGGTGCTGCCCGACTTCGGCGAGCGCTACCTGTCCACGCCGCTGTTCGCCGGCCTGGAGGACTGAGCCGTGCTCGCGACGCTGCGCCGAGACCTGCGTACGGCGCGGGACCGCGACCCCGCCGCCCGCTCCTCCCTCGAAGTCGCGCTGTGCTACCCCGGGGTGCACGCCCTGTGGGGCCACCGGGTGAACCACTGGCTGTGGACGCACCGGCTGCCGCTGCTCAGCCGGGTCGGCGCCGAGATGACCCGCACCCTGACCGGCGTCGACATCCACCCCGCCGCCCGGATCGGCGAGGGCGTGTTCATCGACCACGCCACCGGGGTCGTGATCGGCGAGACCGCCGAGGTCGGCGACGACGTGACGATCTACCACGGGGTGACCCTCGGCGGGACCAGCCTGGAGGCCACCAAGCGGCACCCGACGATCGGCGACCGGGTGGTGATCGGCGCCGGCGCCAAGGTGCTCGGCTCGTTCACCGTCGGCGCCGACAGCCGCATCGGCGCGAACGCCGTCGTCGTCCACCCGGTGCCGCCGGGCTCGGTGGTCGTCGGCGTCCCCGGCCAGGTCATCAGCCCGAGCCGCCCGCAGCCCGCCCACGACGACCGCATGCCCGACCTGGTCGGCATCAGCCTGCAGTCGCTGCTCACCCGCGTCGATCGGCTCGAGGCGGCCCGCACCGGCGCCGCCGTCCCGGCCGGTGCCGCCGTCCCGGCCGGCGCGGGCGCTGCCGCGCCCAGCGACGGTGCTGGCGAGCGGCCGCCGATCCGGCTGCCCCGGGGCGGCGTCTGGCAGGGTGAGGACTTCTCTATTTAGGCGTCTGCCGGCGTGATTTAGGCGTCTGCTGGCGGGCGAAGTCTGCTGGCGCTACCAGTTGTAGTTCCAGTAGATGATTCCGCTGATCAGCCCCTCGTTCCAGCCGCCGTCGGAGTCGAAGAAGTCCAGCGGCATGACGCCCAACTGGCCCACGGTGCGCCACTGCTCGATGTTGCCCCAGATCGCGTCGTAGAGCGGCGGCTGGATGAGGTCGGCGTAGCCGTCCGGCGCGATCCACGGCGGGTCGTTCGCGCTCACGTAGTTGACGTAGAGGCGGTCGTCGCCCGGCTGGCGGTAGACCACCGACGCGTTCGCCTGGGCCCAGATCTCGTCGAACTTCACGTTCGGGTCATCTTGGCTGTAGTCATCCTGGATGACGAGGTTGGACCCGCCGTAGTTGATGCCGCCGAGGCCGGCCACGTCACCGAGCAGCACGATCTTCCCGCGGGCCTGGCCCACCGTCGGGATGCTGCCGTCGGTGTAGTAATACGACCGCAGGTACCTGTTTTTGAAGATGTCCCGGAAGTCCTCGTCGCTTTCGTGGGAGTACTCCTGCTTCACCCGCATCAGGATGAACTCGGACGGGTGGCTGTAGAGGAAGTCCGCGCACTTCTGCTGGACGTCACCGAACATGATGTTCTGGTAGTAGGCGCCGTGGTGGATGGCGAACGACATGTCCGAGCCGCTGCCGACGACCCGGCACCGGATGTCGAGGAAACGGCAGCCCCGGTCGAGCTGGTCGGCGACGTCGAGCGTCTGGCAGGGCACGAAGATGTTTCCCTTGCCGTACCGGGCGCAGGACTCGTGGGTTCCGGGGATCGAGACCCGCCCGATCGAGTTGCCGTCAGGCAGGTAGTACATCCAGTCCTTGCCGGTGAGCAGCTCGGTCGGCTTCGCGCGGGCGCGCAGCAGCCGCTGGCCGACGGCTTCGGAGAGCTCGGTCCGCAGGGCGGCGAAGCTCGCTGCCTGGGACGTGGTCGGGCGCAGGTCGGCTTCGGTGAAGGCCGGACGTGTCATGGCGGGCGGGAGGTCGGTGGGCCCGTCCGCCGCCGCGGTGGAGATCTCGGCGAGCTTCGTTTCGGCGTCGTCGTGCACGCTTGCCATGGGTATCTCCAGGTCAGGGGAGTCTGTCATGGAACTCTGGTGGGGAAGTTCGGTGGGACCGTCTGGTGGGGGAGTCCGTGGAACTGTTGCGGCGCCGCCTGCCTCCAGGCAGCGCCTTTCCGGGTGGCACGGTTTCCGGCGGGAAGAACAGCGGAGATAACGGCGGAACGCCGGAGCTGGAATCGAGCTGGCCGGCCCGGCGCGCTCGCGGAGAATCGTCGGATCGGAAAGAGGAGTCTGGAGATCGACGCGATCTGCCGCCGGTTCTGCTGCGACGCGGTGGCCAGTGGTGATATCTACCGGAACGACAGCTTAGGGACGCGTCGGCGCCAGGCGAGGCTGTTTCCCAGAAATTGTCCGGAACAGTGACCACGGTGCCACCGGCGGGGCGGGCGACCACCAGCCCGCCCGGATGCGTGGGAGAGCGCCTTCGTGGTACTTCTGTAGGGCTCGGCGTCCGATTTGTCCCTACAGAAGAACCGCCCGGCTCCGCTCCCACGCACGCGGGGTGCTGTGTCCGGGAGGGGCCCGGTCCGCTAGCGGACGATGATGCGGGCCGAGGCCAGGTTGGGGATGCGGCGCGAGGTGGCGGTGGCGTCGCCGTCGCGGTGGGATTCGACGAGGGCGGTGGCGAAGTAGGTCCCGGGCGCGTCGTAGGCGTGCGTCGTGGTCACGGTCACCTCGGCCGGCGAGCCGTCGAGGTCCTCCGTGCGCGGGAAGGTGCCCTGCCCGTCGAAGTCCCACCGGATGCCGATGATGCTGCCGGCGCCGGGCGGCGTCTCGGCGTGGGCGGACAGCGTGACCGGCTCGCCCACCGCGACCTCGGCCCGGGCGCCGCCGTTCGCCGTCACCGACACGACCGGCTGGATACCGCGGCGCTCCTTGGCCGTCGCCGGCAGGACGATCGCGCCGTCACGGTAGTCGTACTCGGTGTCCACCGGTTCGACGCCGTTCTCCACCCAGTCGACCAGGTCGGCCAGGGACTGCTCGATGATCGGCTGGTAGTCCACCAGATAGGTGGTGTTCGCCCGGCCCGGCACCGAGGCGGCCATGTTCGGCGGCACGTGCTCGGCGTTCTCGGTCCAGCGCAGGCGGAACTTCGTGCGGGCCAGCTCGACGCCGTACTCGCGTTCGATGTTCGCCTTGAATCCCAGGCCCTGCGGCGGCCACAGCGAGGAATCGTGCGTGTGGTGGACCCACAGCAGCTTGCCCTCGATCCGGCCGGTGTGCCTGACGCCCATGAACGGCGACATCTCCGGTAGTTCGTACTGCTGGTAGATGGGCTGGCCGTCGACGCGCAGGAAGTCGTACTCCGGCTCCCACGGGAGAATGTGGTGGCGGTAGTAGT from Frankia alni ACN14a harbors:
- the cysE gene encoding serine O-acetyltransferase, whose protein sequence is MLATLRRDLRTARDRDPAARSSLEVALCYPGVHALWGHRVNHWLWTHRLPLLSRVGAEMTRTLTGVDIHPAARIGEGVFIDHATGVVIGETAEVGDDVTIYHGVTLGGTSLEATKRHPTIGDRVVIGAGAKVLGSFTVGADSRIGANAVVVHPVPPGSVVVGVPGQVISPSRPQPAHDDRMPDLVGISLQSLLTRVDRLEAARTGAAVPAGAAVPAGAGAAAPSDGAGERPPIRLPRGGVWQGEDFSI
- a CDS encoding phosphatidylinositol-specific phospholipase C; translation: MASVHDDAETKLAEISTAAADGPTDLPPAMTRPAFTEADLRPTTSQAASFAALRTELSEAVGQRLLRARAKPTELLTGKDWMYYLPDGNSIGRVSIPGTHESCARYGKGNIFVPCQTLDVADQLDRGCRFLDIRCRVVGSGSDMSFAIHHGAYYQNIMFGDVQQKCADFLYSHPSEFILMRVKQEYSHESDEDFRDIFKNRYLRSYYYTDGSIPTVGQARGKIVLLGDVAGLGGINYGGSNLVIQDDYSQDDPNVKFDEIWAQANASVVYRQPGDDRLYVNYVSANDPPWIAPDGYADLIQPPLYDAIWGNIEQWRTVGQLGVMPLDFFDSDGGWNEGLISGIIYWNYNW